Proteins encoded within one genomic window of Methanobrevibacter ruminantium:
- a CDS encoding CDC48 family AAA ATPase, translated as MADVELKIKVAETLSQKDVGKNIAKLDMESMFKLGLKDGDLIEIIGSKHTAAVAIASQSEMESIIRIDGTTRKNSGASIGEEVTIKRAEAKEAKKIVLAPIDARIRIGGDFNRAFRNQVMVQGDLINTGIKTPQRRSVGSGFFDDIFDDIMNVPGIGAMSQIKLAVVSTNPGGVVKVGPNTKVEINEEPVDVSKLEGVSNLVDISYDDIGGLKDEVKKVREMIEIPLKKPELFDKLGIAPPKGVLMHGPPGTGKTLLAKAVANESDAHFIVINGPEIMSKYVGGSEENLREFFEEAEENAPSIIFIDELDAIAPKREETQGEVERRTVAQLLTLMDGLNSRGQVVVIGATNRPDSLDGALRRPGRFDREIEIGVPDKEERKEIMEIHTRGMPLADDVDLDDLADTTHGFVGADLEALAKEAAMRVVRRIIPDLGADDEIPPEVLEKLVVTKDDFKSALREIQPSALREVLVQVPNVTWDDVGGLDEAKQELKEAVEWPLKYPDKFKEFGVRPPKGTLLYGIPGTGKTMLAKAVANESEANFIAIKGPELLSKWVGESEKGVREVFRKARQTAPTVIFFDEIDSIASSRGAEAGDSGVTKRVVNQLLTEIDGLEELEDVAIIAATNRPDIIDPGLMRPGRFDRHIKVDAPNEDARLAIFKVHTKDMPLAKDVKLKKLAKNTEGYVGADIEAVCREAAMLALRENIEASEVSAKFFDEAMDKVKPKTVSDEEELIQYY; from the coding sequence ATGGCTGATGTAGAACTTAAAATCAAAGTTGCAGAAACATTATCTCAAAAAGACGTTGGTAAAAATATAGCTAAACTAGATATGGAATCTATGTTTAAATTAGGTCTTAAGGATGGGGACTTAATCGAGATTATCGGATCTAAACATACTGCAGCAGTTGCAATTGCTTCTCAATCTGAGATGGAATCAATCATAAGGATAGACGGTACAACCCGTAAGAATTCAGGTGCTTCAATAGGTGAGGAAGTTACCATCAAAAGAGCAGAAGCAAAAGAAGCTAAAAAAATTGTTCTAGCTCCTATTGATGCAAGAATCAGGATTGGTGGAGATTTCAACAGAGCATTCAGAAACCAAGTAATGGTTCAAGGGGACTTGATTAATACTGGTATTAAAACTCCTCAAAGAAGATCTGTTGGCAGTGGATTCTTTGATGATATCTTTGATGACATCATGAATGTTCCAGGCATTGGTGCAATGAGCCAAATCAAGTTGGCAGTTGTAAGCACTAACCCTGGTGGTGTTGTAAAAGTCGGTCCAAACACTAAGGTGGAAATCAATGAGGAACCTGTAGACGTTTCCAAATTGGAAGGTGTATCCAATCTTGTAGATATCAGTTACGATGACATAGGCGGTTTAAAGGATGAGGTTAAAAAGGTTAGGGAAATGATTGAAATCCCTCTTAAGAAACCGGAATTATTTGATAAGTTAGGTATTGCTCCTCCAAAAGGAGTATTGATGCACGGTCCTCCAGGTACCGGTAAGACCTTGCTTGCAAAGGCAGTGGCAAATGAAAGTGATGCTCACTTCATTGTAATCAATGGTCCTGAAATCATGAGCAAATATGTTGGTGGATCTGAAGAAAACCTAAGGGAATTCTTTGAAGAAGCTGAAGAAAACGCTCCATCCATTATCTTTATTGATGAATTGGATGCTATTGCACCTAAACGTGAAGAAACTCAAGGGGAAGTGGAAAGAAGGACTGTTGCACAGCTATTGACTTTGATGGATGGACTTAATTCCAGAGGTCAAGTGGTTGTAATCGGTGCAACAAACAGGCCTGATTCCCTTGATGGTGCACTTAGAAGACCTGGTAGGTTTGATCGTGAAATTGAAATCGGTGTTCCTGATAAAGAGGAACGTAAAGAGATTATGGAAATTCACACAAGAGGAATGCCTCTTGCAGATGATGTTGACTTGGATGATTTAGCAGATACAACTCACGGATTTGTAGGTGCAGACCTTGAAGCATTGGCTAAGGAAGCAGCTATGAGAGTTGTAAGAAGAATCATTCCTGATTTAGGTGCTGACGATGAGATTCCTCCTGAAGTATTGGAAAAACTTGTAGTAACCAAGGATGACTTCAAGTCTGCACTTAGAGAGATCCAACCATCTGCACTTAGGGAAGTTCTTGTGCAAGTTCCAAATGTCACTTGGGATGATGTCGGTGGATTGGACGAAGCTAAACAGGAATTAAAAGAGGCTGTGGAATGGCCTTTAAAATACCCAGACAAATTCAAGGAATTTGGTGTAAGGCCACCTAAAGGTACCTTATTGTATGGTATTCCAGGTACTGGTAAGACCATGCTTGCAAAGGCAGTAGCAAACGAAAGTGAAGCTAACTTCATTGCAATCAAAGGACCTGAACTCTTGTCCAAATGGGTTGGTGAATCTGAGAAAGGTGTAAGGGAAGTCTTTAGAAAAGCAAGACAAACCGCTCCTACTGTAATCTTCTTTGATGAGATTGATTCAATTGCAAGTTCAAGAGGTGCAGAAGCTGGTGATTCTGGAGTAACCAAACGTGTCGTAAATCAATTATTGACTGAAATTGATGGTCTTGAAGAGTTGGAGGATGTTGCAATCATTGCAGCAACCAATAGGCCTGACATTATCGATCCAGGTCTAATGAGGCCAGGAAGATTTGACAGACACATTAAGGTTGATGCTCCAAATGAAGATGCAAGACTTGCAATATTCAAGGTACACACCAAAGACATGCCTCTTGCAAAAGATGTCAAGCTTAAGAAATTGGCTAAAAACACCGAAGGATATGTTGGGGCAGACATTGAAGCTGTATGCCGTGAAGCTGCAATGCTCGCTTTAAGAGAAAACATTGAAGCAAGCGAGGTCTCAGCTAAATTCTTCGATGAAGCTATGGATAAGGTGAAGCCAAAAACAGTAAGTGATGAAGAAGAATTGATCCAATATTACTAA
- a CDS encoding methanogenesis marker 8 protein codes for MDKHVIEALGRAKITVQDGKVVDVGEPMIEYCPLFHKHRGIEKLTPEEIENNIQFRIEDFGMCTKDRVLRLKDFLSFGISEILSTLLADDIIDCAIMVCEGCGTVLITESELAQGVGGRVSGLVETSPIPELIEEFSPNHIVDGETAIIDQVEGFKLAIENGYKNIAVTIAFPDDGIILRELEKEYDDVNLYLFAVHTTGLSREESELIFDVSDVVTACANKHLRDIAEEEDIFSVGSSIPIFGASEKGEEFIKLRLDKIGGPKKKTGNSKHPYPLI; via the coding sequence ATGGATAAACATGTAATTGAAGCCTTAGGAAGAGCTAAAATAACTGTTCAAGATGGAAAAGTTGTTGATGTAGGAGAACCTATGATTGAGTACTGCCCCCTATTTCATAAGCATAGGGGAATTGAAAAGTTAACTCCTGAGGAAATAGAAAATAACATCCAATTTAGAATAGAGGACTTTGGAATGTGCACTAAAGATAGGGTATTAAGATTAAAGGATTTCTTATCCTTCGGAATCTCTGAAATATTGTCTACTTTGCTTGCTGATGACATAATAGATTGTGCCATAATGGTCTGTGAAGGTTGCGGAACAGTCCTCATTACAGAAAGTGAGCTTGCTCAAGGGGTAGGTGGAAGAGTTTCAGGGCTTGTTGAGACTAGTCCAATTCCAGAGCTTATTGAAGAGTTTTCACCAAACCATATTGTTGATGGGGAAACTGCAATTATTGATCAGGTCGAAGGATTCAAGTTAGCTATTGAAAATGGATATAAGAACATTGCAGTTACAATAGCATTTCCAGATGATGGAATAATTCTTAGAGAATTGGAAAAGGAATATGATGATGTGAATCTTTATCTCTTTGCAGTACACACTACAGGACTTTCAAGGGAAGAATCAGAACTTATATTTGATGTAAGTGATGTGGTGACTGCATGTGCCAATAAGCACTTAAGGGATATTGCGGAAGAGGAAGACATATTCTCTGTAGGAAGTTCTATCCCTATTTTTGGGGCAAGTGAAAAAGGAGAAGAATTCATTAAATTAAGATTAGATAAGATTGGAGGTCCTAAAAAGAAAACAGGAAACTCTAAGCATCCTTATCCTTTGATTTAA
- a CDS encoding diacylglycerol/polyprenol kinase family protein, producing MLFSDIIALVIVYLYVVVIFLLAEKVLKSKPEVSRKFVHIMVGNMIFAMPFFSDPSILLWFITLPITIALFFLTEYSPIAIHNSVTESGHALGLFFYAGIWSVLLLIFPILLDPNLLWIVALAIVPLVYGDGFAALVGAKWGRIKYHIFGGEKTLAGSLAMLSVTAVLSVFVWVFYTAMGYTLPELNFWYILIISAIATVAEAISYGGIDNLTVPSVTAILYYLVATIL from the coding sequence ATGTTATTTAGCGATATAATTGCATTAGTCATTGTTTATCTTTATGTAGTTGTCATATTCCTATTGGCAGAAAAGGTTTTAAAGAGCAAGCCTGAAGTTTCTCGTAAGTTTGTTCATATCATGGTGGGTAATATGATATTTGCCATGCCGTTCTTCTCAGACCCTTCAATCTTGCTTTGGTTTATCACATTGCCCATAACAATTGCATTGTTCTTCTTGACTGAGTATTCACCAATAGCAATCCATAATAGCGTAACCGAATCTGGTCATGCATTAGGATTGTTCTTCTATGCAGGTATTTGGTCTGTATTGCTTTTGATATTCCCAATTTTATTAGATCCTAATTTGCTTTGGATTGTAGCATTAGCTATTGTTCCTTTGGTATACGGTGATGGATTTGCAGCTCTTGTCGGTGCAAAATGGGGAAGAATCAAATACCATATATTCGGTGGAGAAAAAACTCTTGCAGGTTCCCTTGCAATGCTTTCTGTAACTGCAGTTTTATCTGTATTTGTATGGGTTTTCTATACTGCAATGGGATACACCCTTCCAGAGCTTAATTTCTGGTACATCTTGATTATTTCTGCAATTGCAACTGTTGCTGAAGCTATCAGTTATGGTGGTATTGATAACCTTACTGTACCTTCTGTAACTGCAATCTTGTATTATTTGGTTGCAACTATATTATAA
- a CDS encoding tocopherol cyclase family protein: MNKSDLKRDHYMLKGPLAKQGYDWWWHSLTAYNKETGEPRPFFIEYFVCNPDLAEDEPTLGQDPKNIEAGKRPSYCMLKVGAWGKEPKQIHNYYSMKDFSCPDDKLDIKVGEYSLTETHMTGYCKVTEEEAREHPEYMCDAGEMKWDLDIDKQIAFNVGYGANSFFRKLNSFEMFWHAEGIKTQYSGTIEMDGVEYEVIPEKSFGYADKNWGADFTSPWLWISSCNLTSLITGKKLNNSAFEAGGGKPKAFGISLPRKLLIGLYYEGKMYEYNFARFWNNVHQEFGFKEGKEENEWFINASNWNSKIEMKLYCKRDEMLLFNYEAPTGKKLHTRLWNGGNGYGEIKLMKNDGTLIDHIKIENAGCEYGEYDDDRTHNIIDDR, from the coding sequence ATGAATAAAAGTGATTTGAAAAGAGACCATTATATGTTGAAAGGTCCCCTTGCTAAGCAAGGTTATGACTGGTGGTGGCATTCTTTAACAGCTTACAATAAGGAAACTGGTGAACCAAGACCATTCTTTATAGAATACTTTGTATGTAACCCCGATTTGGCTGAAGATGAACCTACATTAGGTCAAGACCCTAAAAACATTGAAGCAGGCAAAAGACCTTCTTACTGCATGTTAAAAGTTGGAGCATGGGGTAAAGAGCCTAAACAGATCCATAATTACTATTCCATGAAGGATTTCTCATGTCCTGATGACAAATTGGACATAAAGGTTGGAGAATACAGCTTGACTGAAACCCACATGACTGGATACTGTAAAGTAACTGAAGAGGAAGCACGTGAACATCCGGAATACATGTGTGATGCAGGAGAAATGAAATGGGACTTGGATATTGACAAGCAAATCGCTTTTAATGTGGGTTATGGTGCTAACAGTTTCTTTAGAAAATTAAATTCATTTGAAATGTTTTGGCATGCTGAAGGAATAAAGACCCAATACAGCGGTACCATTGAAATGGATGGTGTTGAATATGAAGTCATTCCTGAAAAATCCTTTGGATATGCGGATAAGAATTGGGGAGCAGACTTTACAAGCCCTTGGTTATGGATTTCCTCATGTAATCTAACAAGTTTAATAACTGGCAAAAAGCTCAATAATTCTGCTTTTGAAGCAGGCGGAGGAAAACCTAAGGCATTTGGAATTTCCCTTCCTCGTAAACTATTGATTGGATTATACTATGAAGGAAAAATGTATGAATACAACTTTGCAAGATTCTGGAACAATGTCCATCAAGAGTTTGGATTTAAAGAAGGCAAGGAAGAAAATGAATGGTTCATTAATGCAAGTAATTGGAACAGCAAAATTGAAATGAAATTATACTGTAAACGTGATGAAATGTTGCTTTTCAATTATGAAGCCCCTACAGGTAAAAAGCTTCACACCCGTCTTTGGAATGGTGGAAACGGTTACGGTGAAATCAAATTGATGAAAAATGACGGAACCTTAATTGACCATATCAAAATAGAAAATGCCGGTTGTGAATACGGAGAATATGATGATGATAGAACTCACAATATTATAGATGACAGATAA